A single genomic interval of Leptospira dzoumogneensis harbors:
- a CDS encoding ankyrin repeat domain-containing protein, with protein MDLLAKYGKLRRGAGAVLVFVFSLAIEADTELDKQFLSAVKEGDLRKVELLLNQGATVDAKDDDGRTAIMLAEGEDVVEFLIKHGANINAQDVDGNSVLFYRLLPILKVKIPDMDDLAEAKRLIESGALVEYTARKGEDQKPVSLLNMAIRNQSLVLVKFLIENGANPNHDPGGIEEYPLFLAVGGASSPSNLAIAEYLLANGSKAVFTSRLKDVHTASGTYQIGARNAFHYATEPKQTDLKILDVLAKAGTNLNHRDAEGKTPLMEAILRKNVSAAQKLIQLGSDLTLADNQGKTVLDLAKEYHLDEIERILAEKLSSKTQ; from the coding sequence ATGGATTTATTGGCAAAATACGGCAAACTTAGACGCGGGGCAGGGGCTGTGCTCGTTTTCGTCTTCAGTTTGGCGATCGAGGCCGATACCGAACTGGACAAACAGTTTTTATCCGCGGTGAAAGAAGGAGATCTTCGTAAGGTAGAGTTACTTCTGAACCAGGGCGCCACAGTGGATGCCAAGGATGATGATGGCCGCACCGCGATCATGCTCGCAGAAGGCGAGGACGTAGTTGAGTTTCTTATCAAACATGGAGCGAATATCAACGCCCAGGATGTGGATGGGAACTCGGTATTATTCTATCGTTTACTTCCTATCTTAAAAGTAAAAATTCCGGATATGGACGATCTTGCAGAGGCAAAACGTCTGATCGAATCCGGTGCATTGGTGGAATACACTGCTCGTAAGGGTGAGGACCAAAAACCGGTCTCTTTACTCAATATGGCGATCCGTAACCAAAGTCTTGTTTTAGTAAAATTTTTGATAGAGAACGGTGCTAACCCAAATCATGACCCGGGTGGGATCGAAGAATATCCGCTTTTTTTAGCAGTAGGAGGAGCTTCTTCTCCTTCTAATCTTGCCATAGCGGAATATTTACTAGCAAACGGTTCCAAAGCAGTGTTCACTAGCAGATTGAAAGATGTTCATACTGCGAGCGGAACCTACCAGATTGGCGCAAGAAATGCATTTCATTATGCTACAGAGCCCAAACAGACCGACCTAAAAATTTTAGATGTTTTAGCTAAGGCTGGGACCAATCTAAATCATAGAGATGCAGAAGGAAAAACTCCTCTCATGGAAGCCATCCTCAGAAAAAATGTTTCTGCAGCCCAGAAATTGATCCAACTCGGATCCGACCTCACACTTGCGGATAACCAAGGTAAGACGGTATTAGATCTGGCAAAAGAATATCATCTGGATGAAATAGAGCGGATTTTGGCCGAAAAACTTTCCTCCAAGACACAATAA
- a CDS encoding HsdM family class I SAM-dependent methyltransferase, producing MIVPCEDKVDPPRESSDTKTKEKALGQFFTPSGLVGPMLEWVSETKAALEGKKIKVLDPGTGEGIFFQEFQDRFPKSDSEFYGWEIDPILHEKCIQNLEKAGISKNRFHLVLGDFLQNEKKENYDIILCNPPYLRLSHSKHGKKMIRQFAEDIKEEIPGTANLYVFFLLRILRLLGPGGRASILVPYEFLNAGYGVPIKKAIIQSGYLRRILILDSSWSLFTGAVTSSCILFLENSRENEEGFLWSRTSSFIKGESIELSEMVWRKIHPDAEAKWTRLLSDDSEPVQKIKNDDKNSPNNNYVTMSEENRHGWVPIKEFGSFRRGIATGDNGYFLLSEKDASNLSIPRNYLRSSIPKAQYALSPFFTGDDWNTLKSQGAKVWLLDAKEVPNTNEQEGINKYLEEGIKRGVPKRFLPSKRKPWHSQENRGPCRILATSFHRAEVRFVFNQSPAVHLTCFHGFSAKPEYAHFEEYLFAYLITPHVRKELESRTREYAQGLRKVEPGDLNSLLVPDFRKLKEAEKEKIGKLLHNYRNMIRPWTPGRRQKGEKGIRNPEEEAILKSIETEFLTGL from the coding sequence ATGATCGTTCCATGCGAAGACAAAGTTGATCCTCCCCGAGAAAGCTCGGATACAAAAACCAAAGAGAAAGCCTTAGGTCAATTCTTCACGCCCTCCGGTTTAGTAGGGCCGATGTTGGAATGGGTTTCCGAAACCAAAGCCGCATTGGAAGGAAAAAAGATCAAAGTTTTAGATCCAGGAACGGGAGAAGGAATTTTTTTCCAAGAATTCCAGGATCGTTTTCCGAAATCTGACAGCGAGTTTTACGGTTGGGAGATAGATCCTATCCTACATGAGAAGTGTATACAAAACTTGGAGAAGGCCGGGATCTCCAAAAATCGTTTTCATCTGGTATTAGGGGACTTCCTGCAAAACGAAAAGAAAGAAAACTACGATATCATACTCTGTAATCCTCCTTATCTTCGCCTGAGCCATTCCAAACATGGAAAAAAAATGATCCGTCAATTTGCGGAGGACATTAAAGAGGAAATTCCAGGGACAGCGAACTTATATGTTTTCTTTCTACTGCGTATACTAAGGCTTTTAGGACCTGGGGGAAGGGCTTCCATTCTTGTTCCTTATGAATTCTTGAATGCGGGATACGGAGTTCCGATAAAAAAAGCGATCATTCAATCCGGATATCTTCGTCGTATACTTATCTTAGATTCTTCCTGGTCCTTGTTCACTGGAGCTGTTACTTCTTCCTGTATACTGTTCCTGGAAAATTCAAGGGAGAACGAAGAAGGTTTTCTTTGGTCAAGGACCTCATCATTCATTAAAGGAGAAAGTATAGAGCTTTCCGAGATGGTCTGGAGAAAAATCCATCCTGATGCAGAAGCAAAGTGGACTAGATTATTGAGCGATGACTCGGAGCCGGTACAAAAAATAAAAAATGATGATAAAAATTCACCTAACAATAATTATGTGACTATGTCCGAAGAGAATCGTCATGGATGGGTCCCTATTAAGGAATTCGGAAGTTTTAGGAGAGGAATCGCGACAGGGGACAACGGATATTTTCTTTTATCCGAAAAAGACGCTTCGAACTTATCTATTCCTCGAAACTATCTTAGGTCTTCTATTCCGAAAGCTCAGTATGCTCTTTCTCCATTTTTTACCGGAGATGATTGGAACACTTTGAAATCTCAGGGAGCCAAGGTCTGGCTCTTAGATGCAAAAGAAGTTCCGAACACTAATGAACAAGAAGGTATCAACAAATATCTGGAAGAAGGAATAAAACGAGGTGTACCTAAACGCTTTCTTCCTTCTAAAAGAAAACCTTGGCATTCTCAGGAAAACAGAGGACCTTGCAGGATCTTAGCTACTTCTTTTCATAGAGCAGAAGTAAGATTCGTATTCAATCAAAGTCCTGCGGTCCATCTCACATGCTTTCATGGATTTTCCGCGAAACCCGAATATGCTCATTTCGAAGAATATTTATTTGCCTATCTGATCACTCCTCATGTCCGCAAAGAGTTGGAATCTAGAACTAGAGAATACGCTCAAGGGCTGCGAAAAGTAGAACCTGGAGATCTGAATTCTCTTCTTGTACCTGATTTTAGAAAATTAAAAGAAGCGGAGAAGGAGAAGATCGGAAAATTACTCCATAATTATAGGAATATGATCCGCCCTTGGACTCCAGGCCGAAGACAAAAAGGGGAAAAAGGCATCCGAAACCCGGAAGAAGAAGCAATACTCAAAAGTATTGAGACTGAATTCTTAACCGGGTTATAA
- a CDS encoding MarR family winged helix-turn-helix transcriptional regulator, which translates to MNPRTIIYLISRIRDEFHRRLNSELKDKGLGQLTTTHADILFALAMSKRVPMQDIARMIDRDKSTLTALVDKLQDLGYVERVRDTQDQRVVNLQLTRKAYSIRPVMLGISRSLLAGLYKGFTEPEKKDLVRLLDKLYKNLK; encoded by the coding sequence ATGAATCCTCGCACGATCATTTATCTGATTTCTAGGATCAGGGACGAATTCCACAGACGTCTGAATTCGGAACTGAAGGACAAGGGCCTGGGCCAGCTAACCACTACCCATGCGGATATTCTATTCGCTCTTGCAATGTCAAAAAGAGTTCCGATGCAGGATATTGCCAGGATGATAGACAGAGACAAGTCGACTCTGACTGCACTTGTGGATAAACTGCAAGATCTAGGTTATGTGGAAAGAGTGAGAGACACCCAGGACCAAAGGGTGGTCAATCTACAACTTACACGCAAGGCATATTCTATCCGACCTGTGATGCTTGGGATCTCCAGATCATTGCTTGCGGGTCTTTATAAAGGTTTTACCGAGCCGGAAAAGAAGGACCTAGTCCGGCTTTTAGATAAACTTTATAAAAATCTAAAGTAG
- a CDS encoding MaoC family dehydratase: protein MAKLVLSSFAELQAYEGKELGVSDAHEITQAQIDTFANATLDHQWIHTDPARAAKESPFGTTIAHGYLTLSMAPYLLSQILELRNIKMGINYGMEKLRFLDPVKVGSKLKLRAELVELKDLRGTARMTLKLSFEVEGAAKPAAIGEVIYLYQFA from the coding sequence ATGGCTAAACTCGTACTATCCAGCTTCGCAGAACTACAGGCATACGAAGGAAAAGAACTAGGCGTATCCGACGCTCACGAAATCACCCAGGCACAAATCGATACATTCGCAAACGCAACTTTGGACCACCAATGGATCCACACCGATCCGGCAAGGGCCGCAAAAGAATCCCCTTTCGGAACTACGATCGCTCACGGTTATCTTACACTTTCTATGGCTCCTTATCTTTTAAGCCAGATCCTAGAATTGAGAAATATCAAAATGGGGATCAACTATGGAATGGAAAAACTCCGTTTTTTAGATCCCGTTAAGGTGGGTTCCAAACTCAAACTCAGAGCGGAACTTGTGGAATTAAAGGACCTAAGAGGGACCGCAAGAATGACTTTAAAGCTTAGTTTCGAAGTAGAAGGCGCCGCAAAACCTGCTGCTATCGGCGAAGTGATCTATCTCTACCAATTCGCCTGA
- a CDS encoding NADH-quinone oxidoreductase subunit A — protein sequence MGSSPDHLGPLLIQFLLGVGFSALILGLAFLLNPKKKSKPHDTFECGVPYYGDAKGLFNIKFYLVAVLFILFDIEAIFLFPYAVNLKSFKEAGLGNFLLIEMFVFIFTLVVGLYYIRKKGALEWD from the coding sequence ATGGGAAGTTCGCCGGACCATCTAGGCCCCCTGCTGATTCAATTCCTCTTGGGAGTAGGATTCTCCGCTCTCATACTCGGACTCGCGTTCCTTCTAAACCCCAAAAAAAAATCCAAACCTCATGATACTTTTGAGTGCGGAGTACCTTATTACGGGGATGCAAAGGGATTGTTTAATATCAAGTTCTACTTGGTCGCAGTTCTTTTTATACTTTTCGATATAGAAGCGATCTTCCTTTTCCCTTACGCCGTGAATTTAAAATCATTCAAAGAGGCGGGACTCGGGAATTTTCTCTTGATAGAGATGTTTGTTTTTATTTTCACCCTCGTGGTTGGACTGTATTATATTCGGAAGAAGGGGGCCTTAGAATGGGATTAA
- a CDS encoding NADH-quinone oxidoreductase subunit B, with protein MGLNEQLAQPGSSYGDSFQIATVDSVINWGRSYSLWPYPFATACCGIEYMSTSCADYDIARFGAERPSFSPRQADMILVLGTITYKMAPVLREIYDQLAEPKFVISYGACASSGGMFHAYSVLQGIDRILPVDLYVPGCPPRPEALLDAVIKLQEKVKTQGLEARRQEVMDKIREMNERNKPLVVQ; from the coding sequence ATGGGATTAAACGAACAACTCGCTCAACCCGGATCGTCTTACGGAGATTCTTTTCAGATTGCGACTGTAGACTCGGTCATCAATTGGGGAAGAAGTTACTCCTTATGGCCTTATCCATTCGCGACTGCGTGTTGCGGGATAGAATACATGAGTACTTCCTGTGCGGATTATGATATCGCCAGGTTCGGGGCGGAAAGACCTTCTTTCTCCCCTAGACAAGCAGACATGATCTTAGTTTTAGGGACCATCACTTATAAAATGGCTCCGGTGCTTCGTGAAATTTACGACCAATTAGCCGAACCAAAATTTGTGATCAGTTACGGGGCCTGTGCTTCTTCCGGTGGAATGTTCCATGCTTACTCTGTTTTACAGGGAATCGACAGGATACTTCCTGTGGATCTGTATGTTCCAGGTTGTCCTCCACGACCGGAAGCACTTTTAGACGCCGTAATCAAACTTCAGGAAAAAGTAAAAACCCAAGGGTTAGAAGCCAGAAGACAGGAAGTAATGGATAAGATCCGGGAAATGAACGAAAGAAACAAACCCCTGGTCGTCCAATGA
- a CDS encoding NADH-quinone oxidoreductase subunit C, translating to MKETIQSFLKDKFPHFISKEEEILTNLPTFFLKPEGIVPVLFALKTAPGIELNYLNDLTAIDWLGKKTPRFEVCYLLRSGNKSSTKVQFRVALEEDEQVPSIISIFKGANWPEREVYDLFGIRFAGHPRMDRLIMPDNFQGHPLRKDYPLEGFGQDYLVEDLLTIHLKEDMEA from the coding sequence ATGAAAGAAACAATCCAGAGTTTCCTAAAAGACAAATTCCCTCATTTTATTTCCAAGGAAGAAGAAATACTCACAAATCTTCCTACATTCTTCTTAAAGCCGGAAGGTATCGTTCCTGTTCTTTTCGCTTTAAAAACGGCGCCAGGGATTGAACTGAATTATTTAAACGATCTGACTGCAATCGATTGGTTGGGCAAAAAAACCCCAAGATTCGAAGTCTGTTACCTTCTCCGCTCCGGAAATAAATCCTCTACAAAAGTACAATTCCGCGTCGCATTAGAAGAAGATGAACAAGTTCCGAGTATCATCAGCATCTTCAAAGGTGCGAACTGGCCGGAGAGAGAAGTTTACGATCTATTCGGTATCCGTTTTGCAGGACATCCTAGAATGGATCGTCTCATCATGCCTGATAATTTCCAAGGTCATCCATTAAGAAAAGATTATCCTCTCGAAGGTTTCGGTCAGGATTATCTGGTAGAAGACCTTCTTACCATTCACTTAAAAGAAGATATGGAGGCTTAA
- a CDS encoding NADH-quinone oxidoreductase subunit D, translating into MYEKTAEHFSLKQKKLPEGHLLVNLGPSHPSTHGILQNVIQLDGERVVDAESVIGYVHRSFEKLGERYTYNQFLVCTDRMNYVSTPLNNIGWILAVEKMLQIEVPDKVTYVRMIVSELSRVMDHIICNGILGVDLGAFSGMLHLFHHRENIYQVLEKLTGARLTTTFCRVGGLEKDIYPEFEKDVKTIIKGLRPAIEEFQSLLVNNRIFMDRTEGVGGISAEDAISYGYSGPNLRAAGVPWDIRKDDPYMFYDKVDFDIPVGEDGSVLHRTLVRMEEMRQSLRIVEQLINGLPTGAHHADMPHIYLPDKSKVYKNMEELIYHFKLIMHGIKVPKGEYYMATEAANGELGFYIVSEGEKSPWRVHVRRPCFWFYQSFPELVKGSLLADTVATMSSMNVIAGELDC; encoded by the coding sequence ATGTACGAAAAAACCGCGGAACATTTCAGCCTCAAACAGAAAAAACTCCCAGAGGGACATCTACTTGTGAACCTGGGTCCTTCTCACCCTTCTACTCATGGGATCTTACAGAATGTGATCCAGCTAGATGGAGAAAGAGTTGTGGATGCGGAATCCGTGATCGGATATGTGCATCGCAGTTTCGAAAAATTAGGAGAACGTTATACTTATAATCAGTTCTTAGTTTGTACTGACAGAATGAACTACGTATCCACTCCTTTGAATAATATCGGATGGATACTTGCTGTAGAAAAAATGCTCCAGATAGAAGTTCCGGATAAGGTGACTTACGTTCGTATGATCGTCTCCGAACTTTCTCGTGTGATGGACCATATCATTTGCAACGGTATTTTGGGTGTGGACCTTGGCGCATTCTCCGGAATGTTGCACTTATTCCATCATAGAGAGAATATCTATCAAGTTCTGGAAAAACTCACCGGTGCAAGACTTACTACTACGTTCTGTAGAGTGGGCGGACTCGAAAAAGATATTTATCCTGAATTCGAAAAGGATGTGAAGACAATCATCAAGGGTCTTCGTCCTGCGATAGAAGAGTTCCAGTCATTACTCGTAAATAATAGAATTTTTATGGATAGAACGGAAGGTGTGGGAGGTATCTCTGCGGAAGATGCTATCTCTTACGGTTATTCCGGTCCTAACTTGAGAGCTGCGGGAGTTCCTTGGGATATTCGTAAGGACGATCCTTATATGTTCTATGATAAGGTGGACTTCGATATTCCTGTGGGAGAGGACGGTTCCGTTCTTCACAGGACTTTGGTTCGTATGGAAGAGATGAGACAATCTCTTAGAATAGTAGAGCAGCTCATCAATGGTCTTCCGACAGGTGCTCACCACGCGGATATGCCTCATATTTATCTTCCTGATAAGAGCAAGGTTTATAAGAATATGGAAGAGTTGATCTACCATTTCAAATTGATCATGCACGGTATCAAAGTTCCTAAGGGAGAATATTATATGGCAACCGAGGCAGCTAACGGCGAGCTCGGATTTTATATCGTTTCCGAAGGGGAGAAGTCTCCCTGGAGAGTGCATGTTCGCAGGCCATGTTTCTGGTTTTATCAGTCTTTTCCTGAATTAGTGAAGGGTTCACTTCTTGCGGATACGGTCGCTACTATGAGTTCTATGAATGTGATCGCAGGGGAGTTGGACTGCTGA
- the nuoE gene encoding complex I 24 kDa subunit family protein has product MSYQFSSQSVARLDKLLEMFPDKRSVILPGLYLLQKEQGYVDREGMEALADKIGSPISLAQVYGVATFYTLYNKKPVGKYHIQICGTSSCYMRGNDKLEKHICSRLGIEIGETTPDKKFTLEEVECLGACGYAPMVQINDAYYENLTFEKMDEILKDLT; this is encoded by the coding sequence ATGAGTTATCAATTTTCCTCCCAATCGGTTGCAAGACTAGACAAACTACTGGAGATGTTCCCTGATAAAAGAAGTGTGATCCTTCCAGGGTTGTACCTCCTACAAAAGGAACAAGGGTATGTAGACAGAGAAGGAATGGAAGCTCTTGCGGACAAGATAGGTTCTCCCATTTCTCTCGCTCAAGTATACGGGGTTGCTACCTTTTATACCTTATACAATAAAAAGCCCGTAGGTAAGTATCATATCCAGATTTGCGGAACTTCTTCTTGTTATATGAGAGGGAATGATAAACTCGAAAAACATATTTGCTCTCGTTTAGGAATTGAAATAGGAGAAACCACTCCCGACAAAAAATTCACTTTGGAAGAAGTGGAATGTTTGGGTGCCTGCGGATACGCTCCAATGGTACAGATCAACGATGCATATTATGAAAATCTAACGTTCGAAAAAATGGATGAGATCCTGAAGGATTTGACCTAA